From Flavobacterium sp. 102, a single genomic window includes:
- a CDS encoding choice-of-anchor J domain-containing protein, giving the protein MQKNYPFFETTLPKPVNGIFQKNNVNVDYLINQVFLQRFLVLFLLIVTNLGYSQLTTEHFESGIPGTWAVTSNLVSPPANNWVHTPTGGYLSSGGATVNPALNNTVGTTAEYFMITPQFLTPTNGQIRFYTKQGSFTNRGATYQLRISTANQPDITSFNVVLQTWTEASLNVAPTTYEEKIVNIPTIPSGIPVYLAFVAVTNQTGVAATSGDSWFVDGVRVISSCDPVTAPMIVPSESGAAISWTHPTATQFGIDVVPTGAGHSALGTPTGNSYNAIDLEPSTTYDVYIITNCDASTNSTWAGPFTFTTTTVGLSCNTAINVPSDVTTTPYVLSANLDEFYDANTYVELNSQGFSCQPIGQTGNLLSGNHVYLSYTPTTSGLINITQVANTASGGGGNNCYNTLSSVFIFDGCVGVGTSAGCLAAIATTSNGVPVQIPNFYAQAGQNYVIVISSPYQHTNPGAGLCFTFTISGSTCPAPSQPSLSIDNLQQTTATASWDNVQNLVSAWEYIALPATLPAPTAGQTGTISTNTNINNPLSNLTPGLAYNLYVRSVCNGTPGDWSAPRAFTTQCNVLSLPYYTGFTNANTTNGIPEPCWTSLNLNNDLNVFHYGPNAFSEPVAKLRTSTEGENNDMLVTPIFHFDGVTQKRLRFKYNIYGNWGLIVDNPTGGPGSFEVKLSTTGVGASNFTTTIIPLASYTTAYNFVEIIVPLPNITGDVNIAWLVPPGALQTGSWLYIDDVYIEDLPACSEPAYPVVTPGTLDTDSVEISWTNGYQNTQWQLVAQPLGTGTPTTPFVPGAVVNIVSTNPFTITGLNPSTQYEFYMRAYCSASEQSIWVGPIQFNTLCIEQPTPYYESFNDPDPNTKKFCWSTNNANNDNAEWIINETDANIRPQPISFFDPFQSYDDWLISVPVNAVGPKRLRFKYRVTAPIGPIALFPRGNFEVLMSSTPDFATYTTLIPLHDFTNESFMEDSVLFTGAGTTYIAFRLPPNMPNPTQTGLVTIDDFVIEDAPACPNPNSASLTATNITPTSADLSWTPGATETQWEVVIQAPMSGVPTGSGVTVNAIPTYQATLTENTAYEYYVRAVCNDTESSEWVGPFPFRTTCNALPTPFIETFDSNSPTETCWTIYNNNADANAWNLNQTAQPMFGNQMAALFTGMNGANNDWLITPTLTAHAGQRLRFYYRTYSNGDFEEDLKVILSTNGVATNQFSTILYENNIVRPTDGTGIVQGSNTITLTSVEGVRIGDRADLAWQIPFGATVTAINGLTVTISQGAYSTLAGPLDITFVHEVISSTTVREKVINLTDITSDTNINIGFHTPFFPPNPWNYRGQYTFIDNVIVEDIPACPSVINVSTSNILDVSAEVNWETTGAETSWQISVQPYGTPPPTGDTLPAYLYTANAHPYTVTGLTPSTLYQYYVRAVCSDSSQSEWVGPFEILTKCDYTNVCQYTISVTNGNTGTVTDNVSVIQNGVEVQAIEFPGFGQPAVLDYPVFLCTGVEYSLYWNGFGSGVQYSEAQIFIRDEANNIVWTSPLGLGLVNTTLFTGIASCGVVTCPQPTNLAVNNQGVFSWTPGGSETQWEVFVQPYGNGTIPQSGTIVNSPSYTPAAADFINAADGTYEYLVRAVCGPSDKSYWSGPKVFIRNDEAANAVHLQVNTGSSCEVSGADASFISATASTVPTSCSGVNSGDIWYDFVATSKVHVIELSDFAPGTYYTGGFVGAWPQIMMSLYEVQTDGSMVEKGCSNNNSFVAKYSSELVVGKTYKIRLTLNDPGVSDKTFHICVTTPEDLCDMDAFNYSFEKLPMQYVSGVSTILNSRVIPGWRTNTDWGTMFFLEGNNIGVTPFEGGQCLQLTQDGEDEWNPSDPNIKGLYKDFDTSQITMMDFSFASATRQTGGNGTTLQLFAGPPSGPFTVIAEDNANSSNWDLVQGTYDIPSGQTTTRFIFRTVGNAIGHLLDAANFKANVDIEIDTADTTLDCTTTSMAFDANGVGVWEADANNPGTTTIETPNSGATNVSGFTTPGSYIFHWKTAYCDRVITITKQGTTETAQVVNPTIYCVNDVATPLTATVSTGNTINWYTQAIGGVGTAIAPTPSTAIAGNSQVFYAAAVDTNGCEGPRAEIVVQVNDLPTATISGTTTVCEGSTATITFNGTPNAVVTYTINGGSNQTITLDATGLATLTTAVLIANASYDLVSVTSSGTNPCSQVQTGNALVTVETLPTATISGNTDICEGTTATITFNGTANATVIYTVDGGADQTIVLNGSGTATVTTPVLTVNSIYTLVSVTASGTLACSQPQTGTATVTVNALPTATISGTTSICSGATTVITFTGTPNATVTYTVDGGANQTIILNGLGTATVTTPALTANSTYALVSVASGTSTCNQIVTGTAVITVGALPTATISGTATVCQNAANPTITFTGANGAEPYTFTYTINGGANQTLTTTTGNSVSISVPTATVGVFTYDLVSVASAGLSSCSQTQSGSAVVTVEALPTATISGTTTICTGLTATITFNGTANATVTYTVNGGANQTIVLDGSGNATITTTALTATTTYTLVSVTSSTVAACSQALTGAAVITVNPLAAPNVTFSYANACINATANPLPILPVNFTTGGTFSSTSVTVNPTTGAVTSLTLGSHQITYTLAANTATCTDGGTFTATIVISAGITPVTGFSYDATFCANAANALPTTVTGFTTGGTFSSTAGLIINPTTGEINIEGSNSGSYIITYTIPVDTATCNVGGSTNFTITILSDLSFSIDASCQNSMLTLGVIEASFNTDAASYTWTQGTTTVGTNATLNVDEFMAQNPSLLLPLVFNLTVTLNGCDSTMNFTVENNPCRIIPRGISPNNDQVNDTFDLTGYGVKDIIIFNRYGTKVFSFSGNYTNQWRGQSDGGDELPDGTYFYSIHTTEGSNKTGWVYINREY; this is encoded by the coding sequence ATGCAGAAAAATTATCCCTTTTTTGAAACTACATTGCCAAAACCAGTAAACGGTATTTTTCAAAAAAATAATGTTAATGTAGATTATTTAATTAACCAAGTATTTCTTCAGCGATTTTTAGTTCTATTTTTATTGATAGTAACCAATCTTGGTTATAGTCAATTGACAACAGAACATTTCGAAAGCGGTATCCCAGGAACTTGGGCGGTTACTAGTAATTTAGTTTCACCTCCTGCAAACAACTGGGTTCATACACCGACCGGAGGATATCTGTCAAGTGGTGGTGCAACGGTAAATCCAGCACTTAATAATACAGTAGGTACTACAGCGGAGTATTTTATGATAACGCCTCAGTTTTTGACACCTACCAATGGTCAAATTCGTTTTTATACCAAGCAAGGTAGTTTTACGAACAGAGGAGCTACTTATCAACTTAGGATTTCAACTGCGAATCAGCCTGATATAACTAGTTTCAATGTGGTTTTACAAACTTGGACAGAAGCGAGTTTAAATGTAGCGCCAACAACTTATGAAGAAAAAATAGTCAATATACCAACCATACCTTCTGGTATTCCGGTTTATTTGGCATTTGTTGCTGTAACCAATCAAACCGGTGTTGCTGCTACTAGTGGTGATAGTTGGTTTGTAGATGGTGTTAGGGTAATATCAAGTTGTGATCCGGTAACGGCACCAATGATTGTTCCTTCAGAATCAGGAGCCGCAATATCATGGACACATCCCACGGCAACACAATTCGGAATAGATGTTGTTCCAACTGGAGCAGGTCATAGCGCATTAGGTACACCAACCGGAAATAGTTATAATGCAATTGACTTAGAACCTTCAACAACTTATGATGTTTATATTATCACCAATTGTGATGCAAGTACCAACAGTACATGGGCAGGTCCTTTTACTTTTACAACGACAACTGTTGGATTATCGTGTAATACAGCGATAAACGTCCCTTCAGATGTAACAACAACGCCTTATGTTTTAAGTGCCAATTTGGATGAATTTTACGATGCCAATACGTATGTTGAGTTAAATAGCCAAGGATTCAGTTGTCAACCGATTGGACAAACAGGAAATCTACTGTCAGGAAACCATGTTTATCTTTCTTATACACCAACTACTTCAGGATTAATTAATATTACACAAGTGGCAAATACTGCTTCAGGTGGTGGTGGTAATAATTGTTATAATACGCTTTCAAGTGTTTTTATTTTCGATGGTTGCGTAGGTGTTGGTACATCAGCAGGTTGTTTGGCAGCAATTGCCACTACTTCTAATGGTGTGCCGGTACAGATTCCAAATTTTTATGCCCAAGCGGGACAGAACTATGTTATTGTAATCTCATCACCATACCAACATACTAATCCGGGAGCAGGACTTTGTTTTACTTTTACTATTAGTGGTTCAACTTGTCCGGCACCTTCTCAACCATCATTGTCTATTGATAATCTACAGCAAACTACAGCAACAGCTTCATGGGACAATGTTCAAAATTTAGTGAGTGCTTGGGAATATATTGCCTTACCGGCAACTTTACCGGCACCTACTGCCGGTCAAACAGGGACAATTTCTACCAATACCAACATAAACAATCCATTGTCAAATCTTACTCCTGGATTGGCTTACAATTTATATGTGCGTTCGGTTTGTAACGGAACTCCGGGAGACTGGTCAGCACCAAGAGCTTTCACTACACAATGTAACGTTTTATCATTACCATATTATACAGGATTCACCAATGCTAATACTACAAACGGAATTCCTGAACCATGTTGGACATCTTTAAATTTAAACAATGATTTAAATGTATTTCATTATGGTCCAAATGCCTTTAGTGAGCCGGTTGCAAAATTACGTACTTCAACTGAAGGCGAAAACAATGATATGTTGGTGACACCAATATTTCATTTTGACGGCGTTACTCAAAAAAGACTGCGATTCAAGTACAATATTTATGGTAACTGGGGTCTTATTGTAGACAATCCTACTGGTGGACCAGGTTCATTTGAGGTGAAACTTTCTACAACAGGAGTAGGTGCATCAAATTTTACCACAACTATAATTCCTTTAGCTTCTTACACTACTGCGTATAACTTTGTTGAAATAATAGTGCCTTTACCAAATATTACAGGAGATGTGAATATTGCTTGGTTAGTACCACCTGGTGCTTTACAAACCGGAAGCTGGTTGTATATTGATGATGTTTATATCGAAGATTTACCAGCTTGTTCTGAACCTGCGTATCCAGTTGTAACTCCGGGAACATTGGATACAGATTCAGTTGAGATTTCTTGGACTAATGGTTATCAAAACACCCAATGGCAATTAGTAGCACAGCCTTTAGGAACGGGTACACCAACAACACCATTTGTCCCTGGAGCTGTTGTGAATATCGTGAGCACTAATCCGTTTACTATAACAGGGTTGAATCCGTCTACGCAATACGAGTTCTATATGAGAGCTTATTGTTCTGCGTCTGAACAAAGTATCTGGGTTGGACCTATTCAATTTAATACTTTGTGTATCGAACAGCCTACACCTTATTATGAAAGTTTTAATGACCCTGATCCTAACACTAAGAAATTTTGTTGGTCTACTAACAACGCTAATAATGACAATGCAGAGTGGATAATCAACGAAACAGACGCAAACATACGACCACAACCTATTTCTTTTTTTGATCCTTTTCAATCCTATGATGATTGGTTAATAAGCGTACCGGTGAATGCCGTTGGCCCTAAAAGACTACGTTTTAAATACAGAGTAACTGCTCCAATAGGTCCTATCGCATTATTCCCAAGAGGAAACTTTGAAGTGTTGATGTCCTCAACACCTGATTTTGCTACTTATACTACTTTGATTCCGTTACATGATTTCACTAACGAGAGTTTTATGGAAGATTCGGTTTTATTTACAGGAGCAGGAACAACCTATATTGCCTTCCGTCTTCCACCGAATATGCCTAATCCGACACAAACAGGTCTAGTAACAATCGACGATTTTGTAATTGAAGATGCGCCGGCTTGTCCTAATCCGAATTCAGCAAGTTTAACAGCAACTAATATAACACCAACATCTGCGGATTTATCCTGGACACCAGGAGCTACTGAAACACAATGGGAAGTGGTTATTCAGGCACCAATGTCAGGAGTTCCAACTGGTTCAGGAGTTACCGTAAATGCAATACCAACATACCAAGCAACGCTAACAGAAAATACAGCTTACGAATACTATGTTAGAGCAGTTTGTAATGATACAGAAAGCAGCGAATGGGTTGGGCCATTCCCTTTCAGAACCACTTGTAATGCCTTACCAACACCGTTTATCGAAACTTTTGATAGTAATTCACCAACAGAAACTTGTTGGACGATTTATAATAACAATGCAGACGCTAACGCTTGGAATCTTAATCAAACTGCCCAACCGATGTTTGGTAACCAAATGGCCGCTTTGTTTACCGGTATGAATGGTGCCAATAATGATTGGTTAATTACACCAACCCTTACAGCACATGCCGGACAAAGACTCCGTTTTTACTATAGAACATACAGTAACGGAGATTTTGAAGAGGATTTAAAAGTGATACTTTCCACAAATGGCGTAGCTACCAATCAGTTTTCAACGATTTTATATGAAAATAATATTGTCCGTCCTACAGATGGGACAGGAATAGTTCAGGGTTCTAATACAATAACTTTAACTTCTGTTGAAGGGGTTAGAATAGGAGACAGGGCTGATTTGGCTTGGCAAATTCCATTCGGCGCAACAGTTACTGCCATCAATGGATTAACTGTAACGATATCACAAGGAGCATATTCAACTTTGGCAGGTCCTTTAGACATTACATTTGTTCATGAGGTTATAAGTAGTACTACTGTGAGAGAAAAAGTGATTAACTTGACAGATATTACGTCAGATACCAATATTAATATTGGTTTTCATACTCCATTTTTCCCACCAAATCCATGGAATTACAGAGGGCAGTATACTTTTATTGACAACGTAATTGTAGAAGACATTCCGGCTTGTCCATCTGTAATCAACGTTTCAACATCAAATATTCTTGATGTTTCGGCAGAGGTTAATTGGGAAACTACCGGTGCAGAAACCTCGTGGCAAATTTCAGTTCAGCCTTATGGTACACCACCACCAACAGGAGATACATTACCGGCTTATCTTTATACCGCTAATGCTCATCCCTACACGGTTACAGGATTGACCCCGTCAACTTTGTACCAATATTATGTGAGAGCAGTATGTAGCGATTCTTCACAAAGCGAATGGGTTGGTCCATTTGAAATTTTGACAAAATGTGATTATACTAATGTATGTCAATATACTATTTCAGTTACTAATGGAAATACAGGGACAGTTACGGATAATGTTAGTGTAATTCAAAATGGTGTTGAGGTGCAAGCAATTGAATTTCCTGGTTTTGGTCAGCCTGCTGTTTTAGATTACCCTGTGTTCTTATGTACAGGTGTTGAGTACTCTTTATATTGGAATGGATTTGGAAGTGGCGTTCAATATTCAGAAGCGCAAATTTTCATCAGAGACGAAGCCAATAATATTGTTTGGACCAGTCCGTTAGGATTAGGATTGGTAAATACAACTTTGTTTACAGGTATTGCCAGTTGTGGTGTGGTAACTTGCCCACAACCAACCAATTTGGCTGTAAATAACCAAGGAGTTTTCTCATGGACACCGGGTGGTTCAGAAACCCAATGGGAGGTTTTTGTTCAGCCTTATGGAAACGGAACGATTCCTCAATCAGGAACTATTGTAAATTCACCATCTTATACTCCGGCAGCTGCAGATTTTATTAATGCTGCTGACGGTACTTATGAATATTTGGTTCGTGCCGTTTGTGGCCCTTCAGATAAAAGTTACTGGTCTGGGCCAAAAGTATTTATTAGAAATGACGAAGCTGCTAATGCAGTTCACTTACAGGTAAATACCGGATCAAGCTGTGAAGTTTCGGGAGCAGATGCTTCTTTTATTTCAGCAACTGCTTCTACTGTTCCAACTTCTTGTTCGGGAGTGAATAGTGGAGATATTTGGTATGATTTTGTGGCAACCTCAAAAGTTCATGTTATCGAATTAAGCGACTTCGCTCCGGGAACATATTATACCGGTGGTTTTGTTGGTGCTTGGCCACAGATAATGATGTCTTTATATGAAGTACAAACCGATGGGTCTATGGTTGAAAAAGGATGCAGCAATAACAATTCTTTTGTAGCTAAATATTCAAGTGAACTAGTGGTTGGAAAAACTTATAAAATTAGATTGACTTTAAATGACCCAGGAGTATCCGATAAAACATTCCATATCTGTGTGACTACACCAGAAGATTTGTGTGATATGGATGCCTTTAATTATAGTTTTGAGAAGTTGCCAATGCAATATGTGTCTGGAGTTTCAACTATTCTTAATTCAAGAGTGATACCGGGTTGGAGAACCAATACCGATTGGGGAACCATGTTCTTCCTTGAAGGAAACAATATAGGCGTTACACCATTTGAAGGTGGACAATGTCTTCAATTAACGCAAGATGGAGAAGACGAATGGAATCCGAGCGATCCAAATATCAAAGGGCTGTACAAAGATTTTGATACGTCTCAAATTACGATGATGGACTTTAGTTTTGCCAGTGCAACAAGACAAACTGGTGGTAATGGTACCACTTTACAATTATTTGCCGGACCACCTTCAGGACCGTTTACAGTAATTGCAGAAGATAACGCCAATAGTTCAAACTGGGATTTAGTGCAAGGAACTTATGATATCCCGAGTGGACAAACCACAACACGTTTTATTTTCCGCACAGTAGGAAATGCTATTGGACATCTTTTAGATGCAGCCAATTTCAAAGCCAATGTGGATATCGAGATTGATACTGCTGATACTACTTTAGATTGTACAACAACAAGTATGGCTTTTGATGCTAACGGAGTAGGAGTTTGGGAAGCAGATGCAAACAATCCCGGAACTACAACTATTGAAACGCCAAACAGCGGCGCAACAAACGTTTCCGGATTTACAACTCCCGGTAGCTACATTTTCCATTGGAAAACTGCTTACTGTGATAGAGTAATAACGATTACCAAACAAGGAACTACAGAAACAGCTCAAGTAGTTAATCCAACTATTTATTGTGTGAATGATGTAGCTACTCCATTGACAGCAACTGTTTCAACTGGCAATACAATCAACTGGTATACGCAAGCAATAGGTGGCGTTGGTACAGCGATTGCTCCAACACCAAGTACCGCTATAGCCGGAAACTCACAAGTATTCTATGCTGCGGCAGTAGATACTAACGGATGTGAAGGACCACGCGCTGAAATTGTAGTACAAGTGAATGATTTGCCAACGGCTACTATTTCAGGCACAACAACAGTTTGTGAAGGTTCAACAGCAACAATCACATTCAATGGAACACCAAACGCAGTAGTTACTTATACCATAAACGGTGGTTCAAACCAAACAATCACTTTAGATGCTACTGGTCTTGCAACATTGACTACAGCAGTTTTAATAGCCAATGCCAGTTACGATTTAGTAAGTGTTACTTCTTCAGGAACTAATCCTTGTAGTCAAGTTCAAACAGGAAACGCTTTAGTAACTGTTGAGACATTGCCAACAGCTACAATTTCAGGAAATACCGATATTTGTGAAGGCACAACAGCGACTATTACATTCAATGGAACCGCAAATGCAACAGTAATTTACACTGTTGATGGTGGAGCTGATCAAACTATTGTCTTGAATGGTTCGGGAACGGCAACAGTTACAACGCCTGTATTGACTGTAAATAGTATTTATACTTTAGTAAGTGTAACCGCTTCAGGAACTTTAGCGTGTAGTCAACCACAAACCGGAACAGCAACGGTTACCGTAAATGCTTTACCAACGGCTACTATTTCAGGAACAACTTCAATTTGTTCAGGAGCTACTACAGTAATCACTTTTACCGGAACTCCAAATGCGACAGTAACTTATACTGTTGATGGCGGAGCTAACCAAACTATCATTTTGAATGGTTTGGGAACTGCAACAGTTACAACGCCGGCATTGACAGCCAATAGTACTTATGCTTTAGTAAGTGTAGCTTCGGGAACATCAACTTGTAACCAAATCGTAACCGGTACTGCAGTTATTACAGTAGGAGCATTACCAACGGCTACTATTTCCGGAACGGCAACTGTTTGTCAAAACGCGGCTAATCCAACGATTACTTTTACCGGTGCCAATGGTGCGGAACCTTATACCTTCACCTATACTATCAACGGTGGGGCAAACCAAACTTTAACAACAACAACCGGGAACAGTGTATCCATCAGTGTACCAACAGCAACAGTCGGAGTATTTACTTATGACTTAGTAAGTGTTGCCAGCGCAGGATTATCTTCATGTTCTCAAACACAATCAGGTTCAGCTGTAGTAACAGTTGAAGCTTTACCAACCGCAACTATTTCGGGAACAACTACAATTTGTACCGGATTAACTGCAACGATTACATTTAATGGAACAGCGAATGCCACAGTAACTTATACAGTGAACGGTGGTGCCAACCAAACGATAGTTTTAGATGGATCGGGTAATGCTACAATTACTACTACAGCTTTAACGGCTACTACAACTTATACGTTGGTAAGTGTAACGTCATCAACAGTTGCCGCTTGTAGTCAAGCACTAACAGGTGCTGCTGTTATCACTGTAAACCCATTGGCTGCGCCAAATGTAACTTTCAGTTATGCCAATGCTTGTATCAATGCAACTGCTAATCCATTACCGATATTGCCGGTCAATTTTACCACTGGCGGTACATTCAGTTCAACTTCGGTAACGGTTAACCCAACGACCGGAGCTGTGACTTCGTTAACTTTAGGGTCTCATCAAATTACTTATACGCTTGCGGCCAATACTGCAACATGTACAGACGGAGGAACATTTACAGCAACGATTGTTATTTCGGCAGGAATTACACCGGTTACAGGCTTCAGTTATGATGCTACTTTTTGTGCCAATGCTGCGAATGCTTTACCAACAACGGTAACCGGATTTACAACAGGCGGAACATTCAGTTCAACAGCAGGTTTAATTATTAATCCAACAACCGGTGAAATCAATATTGAAGGTAGTAATTCGGGTAGTTATATTATTACCTACACCATTCCTGTTGACACCGCTACTTGTAATGTTGGTGGATCAACCAATTTTACTATCACGATCTTATCTGACTTGTCATTCTCAATCGATGCTTCTTGTCAAAACAGTATGCTTACTTTGGGTGTTATCGAAGCAAGCTTTAATACTGATGCAGCTAGTTATACTTGGACGCAAGGAACGACTACAGTAGGTACAAATGCTACATTAAATGTAGACGAGTTTATGGCTCAAAATCCATCATTGTTATTGCCATTAGTATTCAACTTAACCGTTACATTAAACGGATGCGACTCAACAATGAATTTCACCGTAGAAAACAATCCTTGTCGTATAATTCCAAGAGGTATTTCGCCTAACAATGATCAAGTCAACGATACTTTTGATTTGACAGGTTATGGTGTGAAAGATATTATCATTTTCAACCGTTACGGTACAAAAGTGTTCTCTTTCTCAGGAAATTATACCAACCAATGGAGAGGACAATCAGACGGCGGTGATGAATTGCCTGATGGAACTTATTTCTACAGTATTCATACTACAGAAGGTTCAAACAAAACAGGTTGGGTATACATCAACAGAGAGTATTAA
- a CDS encoding type IX secretion system membrane protein PorP/SprF, whose translation MKKGYLVLALLSLFAMEVQAQQDPHYTQYMYNMNVMNPAYAGSKENISGGLLYRQQWVGLEGAPKTATFAIHSPVGKNVGLGLSAISDKIGPVEETNVFGDFSYTINMGGQSKLAFGLKAGATFQKIGLFSEIGNGYTQQPGDFAFDENSSNIKLNIGSGLFFYTDKYYAALSVPNMLDGKHLDITRNGQEYQFGSDTQHYFLTSGYVFDLSATTKFKPSFMLKSAFKAPTSLDCSANFLFLDKYEIGGTYRLDDSFGAMVNVAVTPSIRIGYAYDHVISDIKGTAPASHEFMLLFDLNLSKKVSVSPRFF comes from the coding sequence ATGAAAAAAGGATATTTAGTACTGGCATTACTATCATTGTTCGCAATGGAAGTTCAAGCACAACAAGATCCACATTATACGCAATACATGTATAATATGAATGTCATGAATCCTGCTTATGCCGGTTCAAAAGAAAATATTTCGGGCGGATTACTTTACCGTCAACAATGGGTTGGATTAGAAGGCGCGCCAAAAACAGCAACTTTTGCCATTCATAGTCCGGTTGGAAAAAATGTGGGCTTGGGTTTGTCTGCCATTTCAGATAAAATCGGTCCGGTGGAAGAAACCAATGTCTTTGGAGATTTCTCTTATACCATTAATATGGGCGGACAAAGTAAGTTGGCTTTCGGTTTAAAAGCCGGAGCCACTTTTCAAAAAATCGGTTTGTTTTCTGAAATCGGAAACGGTTATACACAACAACCGGGCGATTTTGCTTTTGATGAAAACAGTAGCAACATCAAATTGAATATTGGGAGCGGATTATTTTTCTATACCGATAAATACTATGCTGCTTTGTCGGTGCCTAATATGTTAGACGGAAAACATCTTGATATTACTCGTAACGGACAGGAATACCAATTTGGAAGCGATACCCAACACTACTTTTTAACCAGTGGTTATGTGTTTGATTTGTCGGCTACTACCAAATTCAAGCCGTCTTTTATGCTAAAATCAGCATTCAAAGCACCGACGTCTTTAGATTGTTCGGCTAATTTTTTATTCTTAGATAAATACGAAATAGGGGGAACTTATCGTTTAGACGATTCCTTTGGAGCTATGGTTAACGTTGCCGTTACGCCATCAATTAGAATTGGTTATGCTTACGACCATGTAATTTCAGATATTAAAGGAACGGCTCCGGCTTCGCATGAGTTTATGTTGTTATTTGACTTAAATTTGTCTAAAAAAGTTTCTGTTTCACCAAGATTTTTCTAA